The following coding sequences lie in one Xiphophorus maculatus strain JP 163 A chromosome 4, X_maculatus-5.0-male, whole genome shotgun sequence genomic window:
- the wdr59 gene encoding GATOR complex protein WDR59 isoform X2, which yields MAARWSSETVVVEFRDAQATAMSVDCLGSHAVLSGRHSLYLVNLDAPSEPSRKMGRHSKWDVGTVQWNPHRSQAHIFAASSNQRVDLYSWRDGCGETHTSLQGHTRVISDLDWSWFDSELLVSSSVDTYIYIWDTRDTRKPTVALSAVAGAAQVKWNRKNPHLLASSHDGDVRIWDKRKPNTAVEYLAAHLSKIHGLDWHRDNEFVFATSSQDNSVRFWDYRQPRKYLSVLSCQVPVWKARYTPFSSGLVTVMVPQLRRENSLLLWSVLDLNSPVHAFVGHDDVVLEFQWRPQKEGSRDFQLVTWSRDQTLRIWRVEPQLQKLCVSDLVDELMEDVSIAVETERSLGAQQGQAASRPDPAAGSGLAQTLQQEFSLVNLQIRNVNVEMDARNRSCVVSAHFGGQRVHLVVNFPVRYPNNAAPTFQFVAPTTIPSAMKTKIQKVLMDTSLQKVKRNQNCLEPCVRQLVSCLESDMTQEDGPASGPFVLSNPVAPPLQAFPRVTNTYGSYQDANIPFPRTSGARFCGTGCLVYFTRPITMHRSAPPTEPTPRSLSALSAYHSGVLTPMKMRSESQNTLRLYSGSPTRSDKDTVSISSFYYKERKLPMSASRRWSVQTLHDWPKSRRFKTKREGAEYSSRPIKLAGKVIIQEISCLLPVHKALGESYILNMNDIQETCQKNAAAALAVGRRDLAKVWALASAATSQDLSPDSDPDTETPWARHPFGRHLLETLLDHYSQMSDVQTLAMLCSVFRAQAPPPDCYSLYGHPGSRLHSRFPSYTSSSVTSGSCSSTSDSIAATWTTVRDPEHPAPWGESSPDDYRYGNQSYTDPRERERELHDMNKRLLDPANTLQFDDFKKSYGEILYRWGLGDKRADVLKFTAGPPEPHKGIEFGLYCCHCRSQARGTQCAVCKRLTFQCAVCHVAVRGSSNFCLSCGHGGHTGHMMDWFRRQDECPAGCGCRCLLQSTF from the exons ATGGCGGCGCGGTGGAGCAGCGAGACTGTGGTGGTGGAGTTTCGGGACGCTCAG GCCACCGCCATGTCCGTGGACTGCCTGGGCTCCCACGCCGTGCTGTCAGG CCGGCACTCCCTCTACCTGGTGAACCTGGACGCTCCGTCAGAGCCGTCCCGTAAGATGGGTCGCCACAGTAAGTGGGACGTGGGGACGGTCCAGTGGAACCCGCATCGGTCCCAGGCTCACATCTTCGCCGCCTCG AGCAACCAGCGAGTGGACCTGTACTCCTGGAGGGACGGCTGTGGAGAGACTCACACGTCCCTGCAGGGACACACCCGGGTCATCAG CGACCTGGACTGGTCCTGGTTCGACTCGGAGCTGCTGGTGTCCAGCTCAGTGGACACCTACATCTACATCTGGGACACCAG GGACACTCGGAAACCCACGGTGGCGCTGTCTGCTGTCG CTGGAGCTGCTCAGGTGAAGTGGAACCGGAAGAACCCACATCTGCTGGCGTCCAGCCATGACGGAGACGTACGCATCTGGGACAAGAGG AAACCCAACACAGCGGTGGAGTACCTGGCTGCTCACCTGTCCAAGATCCATGGCCTGGACTGGCACCGAGACAACGAGTTCGTCTTCGCCACGTCCAGCCAGGACAACTCCGTCAGG TTCTGGGACTACCGACAGCCCAGGAAGTACCTGAGCGTCCTGTCCTGCCAGGTGCCGGTGTGGAAGGCCCGCTACACG CCGTTCTCCAGCGGTCTCGTCACCGTCATGGTCCCTCAGCTGCGGCGGGAGAACAGTCTCCTGCTGTGGAGCGTTCTGGACCTCAACAGTCCCGTCCACGCCTTCGTTGGACACGATGATGTCGTCCTGGAGTTCCAGTGGCGTCCCCAGAAGGAAG GGTCCAGGGACTTCCAGCTGGTGACCTGGTCCCGGGACCAGACGCTGCGGATCTGGAGGGTGGAGCCTCAGCTGCAGAAG CTGTGTGTCAGCGACCTGGTGGACGAGCTGATGGAGGACGTGTCCATCGCCGTGGAGACGGAGAGGTCCCTGGGCGCCCAGCAAG GTCAGGCGGCGAGCCGTCCGGACCCGGCCGCCGGTTCTGGTCTGGCCCAGACTCTGCAGCAGGAGTTCTCCCTGGTCAACCTGCAGATCCGGAACGTCAACGTAGAG ATGGACGCCCGGAACCGGAGCTGCGTGGTGTCGGCCCACTTCGGCGGCCAGCGGGTCCATCTGGTGGTCAACTTTCCGGTCCGGTACCCCAACAACGCCGCGCCCACCTTCCAATTCGTCGCCCCAACGACCATCCCCTCCGCCATGAAGACAAAGATCCAGAAG GTCCTGATGGACACGTCTCTGCAGAAGGTGAAGCGGAACCAGAACTGCCTGGAGCCGTGCGTCCGGCAGCTCGTCTCCTGCCTGGAGTCAGACATG ACCCAAGAGGACGGTCCTGCGTCCGGCCCATTTGTCCTGTCCAATCCCGTGGCTCCGCCCCTGCAGGCGTTCCCCCGGGTCACCAACACCTACGGCTCCTATCAG GACGCCAATATCCCGTTCCCCCGGACCTCCGGAGCCCGGTTCTGCGGTACCGGCTGCCTGGTCTACTTCACCCGACCGATCACCATGCACCGCTCGGCCCCGCCCACAGAGCCCACGCCCAG GTCCCTGTCGGCGCTGTCCGCCTACCACAGCGGGGTTCTGACCCCGATGAAGATGCGCTCCGAGTCCCAGAACACGCTGCGGCTCTACAGCGGCAGCCCGACCCGGTCCGACAAGGACACCGTCTCCATCTCCTCCTTCTACTACAAGGAGCGG AAGCTTCCCATGTCTGCCTCCCGTCGCTGGTCTGTCCAAACCCTCCATGATTGGCCG AAATCGCGGCGCTTCAAGACGAAGCGGGAAGGAGCGGAGTACAGCAGCCGGCCCATCAAGCTGGCTGGGAAGGTCATCATCCAGGAGATCTCCTGCCTGCTGCCTGTGCACAAGGCTCTGGGAGAGAGCTACAT TCTGAACATGAACGACATTCAGGAAACGTGTCAGAAGaacgcagcagcagcactcGCTGTGGGACGCAGAGACCTGGCCAAG GTTTGGGCTTTGGCGTCCGCTGCCACCAGTCAGGACCTGAGTCCAGATTCTGACCCGGACACAGAGACGCCCTGGGCCAGACACCCGTTTGggcgccacctgctggagaCACT TTTGGATCACTATAGTCAGATGAGCGACGTCCAGACTCTGGCCATGCTCTGCAGCGTGTTCAGGGCTCAGGCTCCGCCCCCCGACTGCTACTCGCTGTACGGACACCCCGGCTCCCGCCTCCACTCCCGATTT CCCAGCTACACCTCCAGTTCTGTCACATCCGGCTCCTGTTCCAGCACCTCCGACTCCATCGCAGCGACCTGGACCACAG TGAGAGACCCCGAGCATCCCGCCCCCTGGGGGGAGTCTTCTCCTGACGACTATCGCTATGGCAACCAGAGCTACACGGACCCTCGGGAGCGAGAGCGGGAGCTGCACGACATGAACAAGAG GCTGCTGGACCCGGCCAACACGCTGCAGTTCGACGACTTCAAGAAGAGCTACGGTGAAATCCTGTACCGCTGGGGTCTGGGCGACAAGCGGGCTGACGTCCTCAAGTTCACGGCCGGCCCGCCAGAACCTCACAAAGGCATCG AGTTCGGGCTGTACTGCTGCCACTGCCGCAGTCAGGCGCGCGGGACGCAGTGCGCCGTGTGCAAGCGGCTGACCTTCCAGTGCGCCGTGTGCCACGTCGCCGTGCGCGGCTCCTCCAACTTCTGCCTGAGCTGCGGCCACGGCGGCCATACTGGACACATGATGGACTGGTTCCGGCGCCAGGATGAGTGTCCGGCCGGCTGCGGCTGCCGCTGCCTGCTGCAAAGCACCTTCTGA